Genomic DNA from Blastocatellia bacterium:
GGTGTTTCAGGCCGAACACTTGAGGGCTCTTGAACAGGAGCGGCGCCGAGCCGAGCGCCTCGTGTGGCGCTTTTACGCGCTCTCGGAGCGAGAAAGCGAACGCATTCACTACGAAGTGAAGACACTGCGCGACCTGCGACCGGAGGAAGTGAGCCATGAGGCGCTCGCGCACGTGATGTGCTACGAATTTGTGCGGCGCGTCGGGTCTTACGTCCTGCAGCAGTATGAACTGTACCGCATTTGTTTGCAGGATCATCGGCTGCTGGAAGTCGCGCGCGCGCTTCCTCGCCCGCTCGATCTTAGCGCCTTACTCCTGTATGTCCTCACGCACGAGCTGGTCCACGTGGTGCGTTTCGTTCAGAAGCTGCAGCGGATCGATCTGCCGATGGATGAACGCGCGGCCGAGGAAGCCTTCGTCGAGCGGACGACGTGGACGATCCTGGCGGGCGTGCGCGCATATCCGATGGAGCGATTGCGCGAATTCCTCTCCTTGAGCGAATGGTCGGGATTGGGAGAGGAACGCCCCGTGAGGACCGACGCTTTCGCTCGGCCGCCACATCGGGGCGGTCTCTCAGACGTTGCAAGCGGAACCGCGATCGCATCCGCGTGGTACGCCCTCGACCTCAATCGGCTCGCTTTCTAAGGAAGGCCGGCACGTCCAGATCCTGATGCGAGCGCGTCGGTATCCCGGTCTCCGGCAGCGGGGGAGAGAATCCCGGTCCTGACGGTCGGGTCGCTACCCCTCGGATATCGGCGGAAGTTGAAGCTTCCGCTTCGCGATCGAAGCCGGTGGCGATGACCGTGATCTTGATCTCGTTGCGCATGTTCTCATCAATCACGGCGCCGAAGAGGATGTTCGCGTCCTCGTGAGCGGCCTCGCGGATCAGCGTGATGGACTGATTGACCTCATGCAGCGTGATGTCTGGACCACCGGTCACGTTGATGAGCACGCCGCGGGCGCCTTGGATTGACGCCTCTTCCAGAAGCGGGCTGGAGATAGCGCGCTTGGCCGCATCGAGAGCTTTGTTCTCTCCCGTCCCATACCCGGTGCCCATCAGGGCGCGTCCCATGCCGCTCATGATCGTCTTCACATCGGCGAAGTCGAGGTTGATGAGCCCGGGGATGGTGATCAAGTCGGAGATCCCCTGTACGGCCTGACGCAGCACTTCATCGGCGAGCTTGAAGGCTTCCAGGAGAGTGAAGTTGCGATCCACGATGCTCAGGAGACGCTCATTGGGGATGGTGATGAGCGTGTCCACACACTCGCGTAATTCCCGCAAGCCCTGTTCAGCGACGGCCATTCGCTGGCGGCCTTCGAAGTGGAAGGGCTTGGTGACGACGGCC
This window encodes:
- the ftsZ gene encoding cell division protein FtsZ — protein: MSSLRIDFAEEAANGAVIKVIGVGGSGGNAINHMIEAGIEGVQFIAANTDLQALKMSKAPIKIQLGAKLTKGLGAGANPEVGRQAALEDTEKILEIIEGADMVFVTAGLGGGTGTGAAPIIASLAVEVGALTVAVVTKPFHFEGRQRMAVAEQGLRELRECVDTLITIPNERLLSIVDRNFTLLEAFKLADEVLRQAVQGISDLITIPGLINLDFADVKTIMSGMGRALMGTGYGTGENKALDAAKRAISSPLLEEASIQGARGVLINVTGGPDITLHEVNQSITLIREAAHEDANILFGAVIDENMRNEIKITVIATGFDREAEASTSADIRGVATRPSGPGFSPPLPETGIPTRSHQDLDVPAFLRKRAD